GCAGACAAGCTAAGTATTAATGAAATGGCCAAGCAGGTTGTTTCAATAGGTTTTGAATGTATGAGGTGTGGTGAATGCTGCCGTGCCAGGTCTGGTGATAACACAGTTATCCTGTTCCCAGATGAGATACAGATGATAGTGGACACCCATGGAATGACCCCGGACGAGGTTTGTGAACCATCAATACCTCAGTTCACTGACGACAGAGGCACCCTCCATTGTTTTGAATGGGTGCTTAACAGGCACAGCAGTGGAGATTGTATATTTATTCAGGCTGACAATACCTGCATGTTATATCAGCAAAGACCATGGATATGCAGCACATACCCGTTCTTCCTGGCATTTACCAATGAGGCTATAAAACCCGATATAAAGGTATCAGAATGCCGGGGTGTAGGACATCCTATTAAAAAAGAGGATGCCATTAGGCTTGCCGAACTGCTTAAGGGTAGGCTTCTGGCGGAGATCACTGAAGAGACCAGGTTATTAGAAAACCTTAAAGGATTTGAGGATTGGGAACCCATCAGGGATTATTCCAGGCAGGGATATTCTATTGCCGTGCATGACAGCCGTGGTATTACTTATATTACTGATTAATAACATCACGGAAACAAATTTAATAATCAACATTTAATAATTTAATAAAATATTATATTTGTTCTGAAGTGTAAAGGCTTAAATATTATAAAGATGTTTAGTAATTTGTGAATTAAATGAAAATTAGAGTAGTAAGTTCTAAGGATGAAATTGATACGCTGAACAAAAATGAAGAGATGATACATCTCACATTCAGGCCGTCAAATA
The sequence above is drawn from the ANME-2 cluster archaeon genome and encodes:
- a CDS encoding YkgJ family cysteine cluster protein — encoded protein: MRFNILDAVSDLKVKKSMADKLSINEMAKQVVSIGFECMRCGECCRARSGDNTVILFPDEIQMIVDTHGMTPDEVCEPSIPQFTDDRGTLHCFEWVLNRHSSGDCIFIQADNTCMLYQQRPWICSTYPFFLAFTNEAIKPDIKVSECRGVGHPIKKEDAIRLAELLKGRLLAEITEETRLLENLKGFEDWEPIRDYSRQGYSIAVHDSRGITYITD